One segment of Methanobacteriaceae archaeon DNA contains the following:
- a CDS encoding DNA-directed RNA polymerase subunit P, with translation MYRCPSCGAEVDHKSYEENKCPKCRYRILFKNVPETTRIIKAR, from the coding sequence TTGTATAGGTGTCCGAGCTGTGGAGCAGAAGTAGATCACAAAAGTTACGAAGAAAATAAATGTCCTAAATGCAGATATAGGATTTTATTTAAAAATGTACCTGAGACTACTAGAATAATTAAAGCAAGATAA
- a CDS encoding HisA/HisF family protein: MIKKIPVIDLKQHQAVSGKSGMRDTYQPLNSVFASSSNPLDIAQGLKLNGADEMYIADLDLIESVGHNINDIKLVNTVLPVIFDGGVKNCEEFEFYLDYAYKIIIPTETLESIDEMRKIFEKYPKQRIVVSVDVKDDELLAKNLDLNLVEFKEILKELDPDDIILLDISGVGTEKGYNKELLDKFDDLKEKLIIAGGLNKESLAELESLGIKKVLIGTSLHSGEVKILD, translated from the coding sequence ATGATTAAAAAAATTCCAGTTATAGATTTAAAACAACATCAGGCAGTTAGTGGTAAATCCGGAATGAGGGATACTTACCAGCCATTAAACTCAGTTTTTGCTTCATCTTCAAATCCTCTTGATATTGCTCAGGGATTAAAGTTAAATGGTGCAGATGAGATGTATATTGCTGATTTAGACTTAATAGAATCAGTAGGACACAACATTAATGATATTAAACTTGTAAATACAGTTTTACCAGTAATATTTGATGGTGGAGTTAAAAATTGTGAAGAATTTGAATTTTATCTTGATTATGCTTATAAAATCATTATTCCAACAGAAACACTTGAAAGTATTGATGAGATGAGAAAAATCTTTGAAAAATATCCAAAACAAAGAATTGTAGTTAGTGTTGATGTAAAAGATGATGAATTACTTGCAAAAAATTTAGATTTAAATTTAGTTGAATTTAAAGAAATCTTAAAAGAGCTTGATCCTGATGATATTATTCTTTTAGATATATCTGGTGTAGGTACTGAAAAAGGATATAATAAAGAATTACTTGATAAATTTGATGACTTAAAAGAAAAATTAATTATTGCAGGTGGACTTAATAAAGAGTCATTAGCTGAATTAGAATCATTGGGTATAAAAAAAGTATTAATAGGAACTAGCCTACATTCTGGTGAAGTTAAAATATTAGACTAG
- a CDS encoding (Fe-S)-binding protein, with amino-acid sequence MLYFRGCTAREKLTSIQDATEKLLKLAGVDYHVLDEEKCCGSVLLRTGFLKEAKEQIEKNTEILKGETIITSCAGCYKTLTEDYEGLDVIHISQLLSQLISENKLKLSKKDLKVTYHDSCHLGRHKNVFDEPRSVISAVGDIVEMQNIRENSLCCGAGGGVKSAYPEIANQMANSRITQAKEIGCELLITSCPFCKLNLENEEIDVVDLTEFLVEYGDVDETQ; translated from the coding sequence ATGTTATACTTTAGAGGATGTACTGCACGAGAAAAGCTAACCAGCATTCAGGATGCAACCGAAAAATTATTAAAATTAGCTGGTGTTGATTATCACGTTTTGGATGAGGAGAAATGCTGTGGATCTGTACTTCTTAGAACTGGTTTTTTAAAAGAAGCTAAAGAGCAGATTGAAAAAAATACTGAAATTCTAAAAGGAGAAACTATCATCACTTCCTGTGCAGGCTGTTATAAAACATTAACCGAAGACTATGAAGGACTTGACGTAATTCATATTTCCCAACTTTTAAGTCAATTAATCAGTGAAAATAAATTAAAATTATCAAAAAAGGACTTAAAAGTTACTTATCATGATTCCTGTCACTTGGGACGTCACAAAAATGTCTTTGATGAGCCAAGAAGTGTAATCAGTGCTGTTGGAGATATTGTTGAGATGCAAAACATTCGTGAAAATAGTTTGTGTTGCGGTGCAGGGGGAGGAGTAAAATCTGCATATCCTGAAATTGCAAACCAGATGGCTAACTCAAGAATCACACAGGCAAAAGAAATAGGCTGTGAGCTATTAATCACATCTTGTCCTTTTTGTAAACTTAACTTGGAAAATGAAGAAATTGATGTTGTAGATTTAACTGAATTTTTAGTAGAATATGGTGATGTGGATGAAACCCAGTGA
- a CDS encoding PfkB family carbohydrate kinase, with translation MTLVVIGPVTNDLVVIGNESSNKVGGATYFQSFVFEKFYNDYLAIVNCSNPDLISDFPEKQKVKLILKDDTHFFINEYPDEQNRDYRVQLSNFAQIPILKSDLEKIFPEKIDAFVLNPLNRYDFPPETIDYLKSFDVPIFMSIQGFLRIPGDELNENYGIKLANFDELSDILEGITSIFLDEREANIIGECSDVDEVIITNGSHGSRILSKDCETKIDAVKCEDIKDSTGCGDTYMAAYIAKRLNNSSIKDCGDFASKIASEKLKRFGHY, from the coding sequence ATGACACTTGTTGTTATTGGTCCGGTAACAAATGATTTAGTTGTTATTGGTAATGAAAGTTCAAATAAAGTTGGTGGAGCAACATATTTCCAATCTTTCGTATTTGAAAAATTCTATAATGATTATTTGGCTATTGTTAACTGTTCCAATCCTGATTTAATCAGTGATTTTCCAGAAAAACAAAAAGTTAAGCTAATTTTAAAAGACGATACTCATTTTTTCATAAACGAATATCCTGACGAACAAAACAGGGATTATAGAGTGCAGTTAAGTAATTTTGCTCAAATCCCAATTCTTAAAAGTGACTTGGAAAAAATATTTCCTGAAAAAATTGATGCATTTGTTTTAAATCCTCTAAACAGATATGATTTTCCACCTGAAACAATTGACTATTTAAAAAGTTTTGATGTTCCGATTTTCATGTCAATTCAAGGATTTTTAAGAATCCCTGGTGATGAATTAAATGAAAATTATGGCATAAAATTAGCAAACTTTGATGAATTAAGTGATATTTTAGAAGGCATTACTTCAATATTTTTAGATGAACGTGAAGCAAACATCATAGGCGAATGCAGTGATGTAGATGAAGTAATCATAACTAATGGAAGTCATGGATCTAGAATACTTTCAAAAGATTGTGAAACCAAAATTGATGCAGTTAAATGTGAAGATATTAAAGATTCAACTGGATGTGGAGACACTTATATGGCTGCATATATTGCTAAAAGGTTAAACAATAGCTCCATTAAGGATTGTGGTGATTTTGCATCAAAAATAGCAAGTGAAAAATTAAAAAGATTTGGACATTACTAA
- a CDS encoding (5-formylfuran-3-yl)methyl phosphate synthase: MLLLISPINREEALESIKGGADIVDVKNPKEGSLGANFPWVIKEIRELTPEDKLVSATLGDVPYKPGTVSLAAMGAHVSGADYIKVGLYGTKTHDEAVEVMENVVKTVKEISEETIIVAAGYADAHRVGAVGPMEIPKIARDAGCDLAMLDTAVKDGHTLFDYLDLDQLKEFVEEAHDYGLLTALAGSVKKDQLKPLHDIGCDVVGIRGAACVGGDRNTGKIHHTAVAELKELCNSF; encoded by the coding sequence ATGCTTCTATTAATTAGTCCTATAAATCGTGAAGAAGCTCTTGAATCTATTAAAGGTGGAGCAGACATTGTTGATGTAAAAAATCCTAAAGAAGGTTCTTTAGGTGCTAACTTTCCTTGGGTAATTAAGGAAATTAGAGAATTAACTCCTGAAGATAAACTTGTAAGTGCAACTTTAGGTGATGTACCTTACAAACCAGGTACTGTTTCTCTTGCAGCAATGGGTGCTCATGTTTCTGGAGCAGATTATATTAAAGTTGGATTGTACGGAACAAAAACCCATGACGAAGCTGTTGAAGTCATGGAAAACGTTGTAAAAACTGTAAAAGAAATCAGTGAAGAAACTATTATTGTAGCAGCAGGATATGCTGATGCTCACCGTGTAGGTGCAGTAGGACCAATGGAAATCCCTAAAATCGCAAGAGATGCAGGATGCGACCTTGCAATGTTAGATACTGCTGTTAAAGATGGTCATACTTTATTTGATTACTTAGATTTAGATCAATTAAAAGAATTTGTTGAAGAAGCTCACGACTATGGTTTATTAACTGCACTTGCAGGTTCTGTTAAAAAAGACCAATTAAAACCATTACACGATATTGGCTGTGATGTTGTTGGTATTAGAGGAGCTGCATGTGTTGGCGGTGACAGAAACACCGGTAAAATACATCATACTGCAGTAGCTGAACTCAAAGAATTATGTAATTCATTTTAA
- a CDS encoding LUD domain-containing protein: protein MKPSELETMRNSFNTVKNRSDALKQSPSTKRLISRCHEIKKYSIEHNEELKNELLESFKRNGIDFEFAKTSKDAIAIIEDLLSEYNCSTIAKAKSNTLGEINFKEHFSNIDVVETDLGDRILQLKKTDNKPVHPTGPASHLNVDNITEIVNNSLDTNVNPVPREIMETVREDVLNRLKNANVGISGANAIASEEGSLVMVHNEGNISLVSLKDLHIIVAGIDKIVPTLEDAISVVKLETIFATGNYVTSYMNVISGPSKTADIEKKLLKNMYGAEKVVVILLDNGRSEAPEECLYCIGCGNCVVHCPVYNAVGNEFGFNNYLGGRGVAMSKFIEDDETCFNSGLYMCTLCGLCTLNCPVSIPTNEIIENMRRLSADVGFYPKAHGIIKNNVSNKNSPY from the coding sequence ATGAAACCCAGTGAACTTGAAACAATGAGAAATTCATTTAATACTGTTAAAAACAGATCTGATGCTCTTAAACAATCACCTTCCACTAAAAGGTTAATATCAAGATGTCATGAAATCAAAAAATATTCCATTGAACATAATGAAGAGTTAAAAAACGAGCTTTTAGAATCATTTAAAAGAAATGGGATTGATTTTGAGTTTGCAAAAACCTCAAAAGATGCAATAGCTATTATTGAAGATTTGCTTAGTGAATATAACTGCAGCACAATAGCAAAAGCAAAATCCAATACATTAGGTGAAATTAACTTTAAAGAACATTTTTCTAATATTGATGTTGTAGAAACAGACCTTGGAGATAGAATTCTACAACTTAAAAAAACAGATAATAAACCTGTTCACCCGACAGGACCTGCTTCACATTTAAATGTTGATAATATTACTGAAATTGTAAACAACTCTCTTGATACTAATGTAAATCCTGTTCCAAGAGAAATCATGGAAACTGTAAGAGAAGATGTTTTAAATCGTCTAAAAAATGCTAACGTAGGTATAAGTGGAGCTAATGCTATAGCATCTGAAGAAGGATCTCTTGTAATGGTGCATAATGAAGGTAATATTTCACTAGTTTCACTAAAAGACTTGCATATAATCGTAGCAGGAATTGATAAAATTGTACCGACATTGGAAGATGCAATATCTGTTGTAAAACTTGAAACAATTTTTGCTACTGGAAACTATGTAACATCTTATATGAATGTAATTTCCGGACCTTCAAAAACAGCAGACATTGAGAAAAAACTCTTAAAAAACATGTATGGTGCTGAAAAAGTAGTAGTTATTCTTCTTGACAATGGAAGAAGTGAAGCACCAGAAGAATGCTTGTACTGTATTGGATGTGGAAACTGTGTTGTTCACTGTCCAGTATATAATGCTGTTGGAAACGAATTTGGTTTTAATAATTATTTAGGTGGTCGTGGAGTTGCAATGTCCAAATTCATTGAAGATGATGAGACTTGCTTTAATTCAGGATTATATATGTGTACTTTATGTGGATTATGTACTCTAAACTGTCCTGTTTCAATACCAACCAATGAAATTATTGAAAATATGAGAAGATTATCTGCTGATGTTGGTTTTTATCCTAAAGCTCATGGAATAATCAAAAATAATGTTTCCAATAAAAATTCACCATATTAA
- a CDS encoding ribonucleotide-diphosphate reductase subunit beta: MLISTSRKPSQKTRKFCKDLAHATGSTSVNRGKMNMRELLLKALDVDEYNLAIVNEIKGNPSRISFFDNRGDLLLTLIIGASEHKEKMNIAPSELKIVSQVEELNVLSDILDMELVDSAEKNYLLISKSEDSIAKINFINKFGDVNNFKINVKKILEVSND, encoded by the coding sequence ATGTTAATTTCAACATCTAGAAAACCTTCTCAAAAGACTAGGAAATTCTGTAAAGATTTAGCTCATGCAACAGGTTCAACTTCTGTTAACAGAGGTAAAATGAACATGCGTGAATTATTACTTAAAGCATTAGATGTTGATGAGTATAATTTAGCTATTGTTAATGAAATTAAGGGAAATCCTAGTAGAATTTCATTTTTCGATAATCGTGGTGACTTATTATTAACATTAATTATTGGAGCATCTGAGCATAAGGAAAAGATGAATATTGCTCCTTCTGAATTAAAAATAGTTTCCCAAGTAGAAGAACTTAATGTTTTAAGTGATATCTTGGATATGGAATTGGTAGATAGTGCTGAGAAGAATTATTTATTGATTTCTAAAAGTGAAGATTCAATAGCTAAAATTAATTTCATTAATAAATTTGGTGATGTTAATAACTTTAAAATTAATGTTAAAAAGATTTTAGAGGTATCAAATGATTAA
- a CDS encoding prefoldin subunit beta produces MEIPENIQQQLNQFQQLQQQAQAISMQVQNVEIQIQETEKALEELKKTDDSTEVFKQAGTLLIKVEYADALADMEDKLETLGLRKQTMARQEERVMKKLEEMQTSIQSVMQGMGQ; encoded by the coding sequence ATGGAGATTCCTGAAAACATTCAACAACAATTAAATCAATTTCAACAATTACAACAACAAGCTCAAGCTATAAGCATGCAAGTTCAAAATGTTGAAATTCAAATTCAAGAAACTGAAAAAGCATTAGAAGAACTTAAAAAAACTGATGATTCAACTGAAGTATTCAAACAAGCTGGTACTTTACTTATTAAAGTTGAATACGCTGATGCATTAGCTGATATGGAAGACAAATTAGAAACTCTCGGTTTAAGAAAACAAACCATGGCTCGTCAAGAAGAAAGAGTTATGAAAAAACTTGAAGAAATGCAAACTTCTATTCAATCAGTTATGCAAGGTATGGGCCAATAG
- the rpl37A gene encoding 50S ribosomal protein L37Ae: MARTKKVGITGRFGARYGRKAKRSVKIIEENMKKDHVCPKCARPYVKRQAAGIWKCRKCGAVFTGGAYIPQTPMAKSAARSIRDIKVEE, from the coding sequence ATGGCAAGAACTAAAAAAGTTGGTATTACAGGAAGGTTCGGTGCAAGATACGGAAGAAAAGCTAAAAGATCTGTAAAGATTATTGAAGAAAACATGAAAAAAGATCATGTTTGTCCTAAATGTGCTAGACCTTACGTTAAAAGACAAGCTGCTGGAATTTGGAAATGCAGAAAATGTGGTGCAGTATTCACTGGAGGAGCTTACATTCCACAAACTCCTATGGCAAAATCTGCAGCACGTAGTATTAGGGATATTAAAGTGGAGGAATAG
- the pdxS gene encoding pyridoxal 5'-phosphate synthase lyase subunit PdxS, whose product MVNKGTDILKEGFAKMTKGGVIMDVVNAEQAAIAEDAGAVAVMALEKVPADIRAAGGVARMADPTIVEEVVDAVSIPVMAKARIGHIAEAQILETLGVDMIDESEVLTPADEEYHLNKKEFTIPFVCGARDLGEALRRIDEGAAMIRTKGEPGTGNIVEAVRHMRKVMGEIRTIQTLEEEELWKYARSIEAPIDLVKKTAELGKLPVVNFAAGGIATPADASLMMQLGSDGIFVGSGIFKSNNPEAFARAIVEATANYDKPEVLAEVSKGLGQAMKGIEMSTLNAQDRMQDRGI is encoded by the coding sequence ATGGTTAACAAAGGAACCGATATTTTAAAAGAAGGATTCGCTAAGATGACTAAAGGCGGAGTTATTATGGATGTTGTAAATGCAGAACAAGCTGCAATCGCAGAAGATGCTGGTGCAGTTGCTGTAATGGCTCTTGAAAAAGTACCTGCAGATATTCGTGCTGCAGGTGGAGTAGCTAGAATGGCTGATCCAACAATTGTTGAAGAAGTTGTTGATGCAGTATCTATTCCAGTTATGGCAAAAGCTAGAATTGGTCATATAGCTGAAGCACAAATTTTAGAAACTCTTGGAGTAGATATGATTGACGAAAGTGAAGTACTTACTCCTGCTGATGAAGAATACCACTTAAACAAAAAAGAATTCACCATTCCTTTCGTATGCGGTGCACGTGACTTAGGCGAAGCATTAAGAAGAATTGATGAAGGTGCAGCAATGATTCGTACCAAAGGAGAACCTGGTACTGGAAACATTGTTGAAGCTGTACGTCACATGAGAAAAGTTATGGGTGAAATCAGAACCATTCAAACTTTAGAAGAAGAAGAGCTCTGGAAATATGCAAGAAGCATCGAAGCACCAATTGACCTTGTTAAAAAAACCGCAGAACTTGGAAAATTACCTGTAGTAAACTTCGCTGCTGGTGGTATTGCAACTCCTGCTGATGCATCCTTAATGATGCAATTAGGTTCTGATGGAATATTTGTTGGATCTGGAATTTTCAAATCAAACAACCCAGAAGCATTTGCACGTGCTATTGTAGAAGCAACTGCAAACTATGATAAACCTGAAGTATTGGCTGAAGTATCAAAAGGTTTAGGCCAAGCTATGAAAGGTATTGAAATGTCAACTTTAAACGCACAAGATAGAATGCAAGACAGGGGAATCTAA
- a CDS encoding DUF3194 domain-containing protein codes for MSKLKILSQDDLSTISDAFGEILEKEVSKAISMKELEDLDLDITLNYENKQLDVDVDVGVLFDELSQITQDQIMQAIDESYMKFDSYIDDNFRV; via the coding sequence ATGTCAAAATTAAAAATTTTATCTCAAGACGATTTATCCACTATTTCTGATGCATTTGGTGAAATTCTTGAAAAAGAAGTTTCAAAAGCAATCTCTATGAAGGAATTAGAAGATTTAGACTTGGATATTACTCTTAACTATGAAAACAAACAGTTAGATGTTGATGTTGATGTTGGAGTTTTATTTGATGAGCTCTCACAGATTACTCAAGATCAGATTATGCAGGCTATTGATGAATCTTACATGAAGTTTGATTCATATATTGATGATAATTTTAGAGTTTAA
- the ribC gene encoding riboflavin synthase translates to MRIGICDTTFARFDMASAAIDELKKNAYDLKIIRQTVPGVKDLPVTAKILIEEENCDIVMALGMPGPMQKDKMCAHEASTGLITAQLMTNKHILEVFVHEDEEEDPVELAKLAENRAREHAQNLIKMMYHRKAMRKEAGMGMREGKEDAGPL, encoded by the coding sequence ATGAGAATTGGAATTTGTGATACTACTTTTGCTCGTTTTGATATGGCTAGTGCAGCTATTGATGAGCTTAAAAAGAATGCTTATGATTTAAAAATAATTCGTCAAACAGTTCCTGGAGTAAAAGACTTACCTGTAACTGCTAAAATTCTCATTGAAGAAGAAAATTGTGATATTGTAATGGCACTTGGAATGCCAGGACCAATGCAAAAAGATAAAATGTGTGCTCATGAAGCATCAACAGGTCTTATTACTGCACAACTCATGACAAATAAACATATTTTAGAAGTATTTGTACATGAAGATGAAGAAGAAGATCCTGTTGAACTTGCTAAACTTGCAGAAAACAGAGCTCGTGAACACGCACAAAACTTAATTAAAATGATGTATCACAGAAAAGCAATGAGAAAAGAAGCTGGAATGGGTATGCGTGAAGGAAAAGAAGATGCAGGACCATTATAA
- a CDS encoding glycosyltransferase family 2 protein, giving the protein MGFEVNEEDKKSTFVILPAYNEATRITPVIESIAKKGYKMVIVNDGSSDNTLEVIKESKRKYPDNIFIYSHIINRGVGVAMQTGFDAVLKYNPKFIVNMDSDGQHDVNDLENVLEPLVTGRAQAVIGVRPLEDMPLTRNFANAVMNLLTRIFYKVNVSDSQTGFRAITIDALRKININARGYLISSEFIREVNDNKIPFEEVKIKTIYTPETQAKGTNVFVALKILIQMIKHQF; this is encoded by the coding sequence ATGGGATTTGAAGTTAATGAGGAAGATAAAAAATCAACATTTGTTATTCTTCCAGCATATAATGAAGCTACAAGAATCACACCAGTGATTGAAAGCATCGCCAAAAAAGGCTATAAAATGGTTATTGTTAATGATGGTTCTTCAGATAACACTTTGGAAGTTATCAAAGAATCTAAAAGGAAATATCCTGATAATATCTTTATTTATTCACATATTATCAATCGTGGTGTTGGAGTAGCTATGCAAACTGGATTTGATGCAGTATTAAAATATAATCCAAAATTCATTGTTAATATGGATTCTGATGGTCAGCATGACGTTAATGATTTGGAAAACGTTTTAGAACCATTAGTTACTGGCAGAGCTCAGGCTGTAATTGGGGTTAGACCTTTAGAAGACATGCCATTAACTAGAAATTTTGCTAATGCTGTAATGAATCTTCTTACAAGAATATTTTACAAAGTCAACGTAAGTGATTCTCAAACCGGTTTTAGAGCTATTACCATTGATGCTTTAAGAAAAATAAATATTAATGCTAGAGGATACCTTATTTCTTCAGAATTCATTCGTGAAGTCAATGATAATAAAATCCCATTTGAAGAAGTTAAAATAAAAACAATTTACACTCCTGAAACTCAGGCTAAAGGAACAAACGTATTTGTTGCTTTAAAAATATTAATTCAAATGATTAAACATCAATTTTAG
- a CDS encoding DUF2304 family protein: MLVYSILFPLISVIAIIWFLLRYLKGKTSLFLVSLWSLLWIVISLFAIFPHFSTSFAKLFGITRGLDFIIIVVFAVLVYTIFKLYSKIDDLEDNLNKVVKEIALNNEISLKDKEEE; encoded by the coding sequence ATGTTAGTTTATTCAATTTTATTCCCATTAATATCTGTTATTGCAATTATCTGGTTTTTACTTAGATATTTAAAGGGGAAAACTTCATTATTTTTAGTTTCATTATGGTCTTTATTATGGATTGTTATTAGTTTATTTGCAATTTTCCCACATTTCAGTACTTCATTTGCAAAACTATTTGGTATAACACGTGGTTTAGACTTTATCATCATTGTTGTTTTTGCAGTATTAGTATATACTATATTCAAATTGTATTCTAAAATTGATGATTTGGAAGATAATTTAAATAAAGTTGTTAAGGAAATAGCTCTAAACAACGAAATATCTCTTAAAGACAAAGAGGAAGAATAA
- a CDS encoding KEOPS complex subunit Pcc1 — MINGSPLEGVKSNIVIELDDDAQAKIIYDAILLEFSTAPDFRSSMVIDLDGSNIIINIDAEDSTSFRASINSAIKWINLALEINNLTN, encoded by the coding sequence ATGATTAATGGAAGTCCTCTTGAAGGAGTTAAAAGTAATATTGTTATTGAACTAGATGATGATGCACAAGCAAAGATTATTTACGATGCTATCTTGTTAGAATTTAGTACAGCTCCGGATTTTAGATCATCTATGGTAATTGATTTAGATGGGTCTAATATCATAATTAATATTGATGCTGAAGATTCCACTTCATTTAGAGCTTCAATTAATTCTGCAATTAAATGGATTAATTTGGCTTTGGAAATAAATAATTTAACTAATTAA
- the guaB gene encoding IMP dehydrogenase, which yields MSFSKKVQEARMSYTFDDFLLTPNASYVEPKNIDTTIELGKGIKLNIPVLSAAMDTVTEADLAIAMAQEGGVGVIHRNITQERQVEEVRKVKNAEDLTIRDVVTINPDSTVAEVQIKMQDELISGLPVVDGDEIIGIISKRDIRPILKSEPNKSVKDIMTSDVVTVDEGVSAEEALNIAYENKVERLPVVRDGKLVGILTIKDILNQAQYPNAARDKDGNFLVAAACGPFDLDRAMALDQAGADIISIDCAHAHNMNVVKFTETIKDNIDAELCVGNIATAEAAEDLISMGVDALKVGIGPGSMCTTRIVAGVGVPQLTAISDVADAAEGTGVPVIADGGIRYSGDVAKAIGAGADAVMLGNLLAASLEAPGDIVVMNGKQYKKYRGMGSMGAMTSEYDGGADRYFQGQKSKMNHTKYVPEGIEGAVPYKGTVAEILFQLVGGLKSSMGYCGAKDIAAMQEKANFVRITSSGIKESHPHDLLITNESPNYPTLD from the coding sequence ATGTCATTTTCTAAAAAAGTTCAAGAAGCAAGAATGTCTTATACATTTGATGATTTTCTTTTAACTCCTAATGCAAGTTATGTTGAACCAAAAAACATTGATACAACAATTGAATTAGGAAAAGGAATTAAATTAAACATTCCAGTTTTAAGTGCTGCAATGGATACTGTAACTGAAGCAGATCTTGCAATTGCAATGGCACAAGAAGGTGGAGTGGGTGTAATTCACAGAAACATCACTCAAGAAAGACAAGTTGAAGAAGTTAGAAAAGTTAAAAACGCTGAAGATTTAACTATTCGTGATGTTGTAACCATTAATCCGGACTCTACTGTTGCTGAAGTACAAATTAAAATGCAAGATGAGTTAATTAGTGGTCTTCCTGTTGTTGATGGTGATGAAATCATTGGTATTATCTCCAAAAGAGATATCAGACCAATCTTAAAATCAGAACCAAATAAATCTGTTAAAGATATTATGACTTCTGATGTTGTAACCGTCGATGAAGGAGTTTCAGCTGAGGAAGCATTAAACATTGCTTATGAAAACAAAGTTGAAAGACTTCCTGTTGTTCGTGATGGTAAATTAGTTGGAATTCTCACTATTAAAGATATTTTAAATCAAGCTCAATACCCAAATGCTGCTCGTGACAAAGACGGTAACTTCTTAGTTGCTGCTGCTTGTGGACCATTTGATTTAGACAGAGCAATGGCACTTGACCAAGCTGGAGCAGACATTATTTCTATTGACTGTGCTCACGCACACAACATGAATGTTGTTAAATTCACTGAAACTATTAAAGATAATATTGACGCAGAATTATGTGTAGGTAACATTGCTACTGCTGAAGCTGCAGAAGATTTAATCTCAATGGGAGTTGACGCATTAAAAGTTGGTATTGGTCCAGGTTCAATGTGTACTACTCGTATTGTTGCTGGTGTAGGTGTACCACAATTAACAGCTATTTCTGATGTTGCAGATGCTGCTGAAGGTACTGGTGTTCCAGTTATTGCTGACGGTGGTATTAGATACTCTGGTGATGTAGCTAAAGCTATTGGTGCTGGTGCAGATGCAGTAATGCTTGGTAACTTACTTGCTGCTTCCCTTGAAGCTCCTGGTGATATCGTTGTTATGAACGGTAAACAATATAAAAAATACCGTGGAATGGGTTCAATGGGTGCAATGACCAGTGAATACGACGGTGGAGCAGACAGATACTTCCAAGGTCAAAAAAGTAAAATGAACCACACTAAATACGTTCCTGAAGGAATTGAAGGTGCTGTACCTTACAAAGGAACTGTTGCGGAAATTTTATTCCAATTAGTTGGTGGATTAAAATCATCTATGGGTTACTGTGGTGCTAAAGATATTGCTGCTATGCAAGAAAAAGCTAACTTTGTTAGAATTACAAGCAGTGGTATTAAAGAATCCCACCCTCATGATTTGTTAATCACTAATGAAAGTCCTAATTATCCGACTCTTGACTAG